One segment of Panthera leo isolate Ple1 chromosome A3, P.leo_Ple1_pat1.1, whole genome shotgun sequence DNA contains the following:
- the SOCS5 gene encoding suppressor of cytokine signaling 5 produces the protein MDKVGKMWNNFKYRCQNLFGHEGGSRSENVDMNSSRYLSVKERNISIGDSAPQQQSSPLRENVALQLGLSPSKNSSRRNPNCATEIPQIVEISIEKDNDSCVTPGTRLARRDSYSRHAPWGGKKKHSCSTKTQSSLDTDKKFGRTRSGLQRRERRYGVSSVHDMDGMSSRTVGSRSLRQRLQDTVGLCFPMRTYSKQSKPLFSNKRKIHLSELMLEKCPFPAGSDLAQKWHLIKQHTAPVSPHSTFFDTFDPSLVSTEDEEDRLRERRRLSIEEGVDPPPNAQIHTFEATAQVNPLYKLGPKLAPGMTEVSGDNTAIPQVNCDSEEDTTTLCLQSRRQKQRQVSGDSHAHVSRQGAWKVHTQIDYIHCLVPDLLQITGNPCYWGVMDRYEAEALLEGKPEGTFLLRDSAQEDYLFSVSFRRYNRSLHARIEQWNHNFSFDAHDPCVFHSSTVTGLLEHYKDPSSCMFFEPLLTISLNRTFPFSLQYICRAVICRCTTYDGIDGLPLPSMLQDFLKEYHYKQKVRVRWLEREPVKAK, from the coding sequence ATGGATAAAGTGGGGAAGATGTGGAATAACTTCAAATACAGGTGTCAAAATCTCTTCGGTCATGAGGGAGGGAGCCGTAGTGAAAATGTGGACATGAACTCCAGCAGATACCTGTCTGTTAAAGAGAGAAACATCAGTATAGGAGACTCAGCTCCTCAGCAACAAAGCAGTCCCTTAAGAGAAAATGTTGCCTTACAACTGGGATTAAGCCCTTCAAAGAATTCTTCAAGGAGAAACCCTAACTGTGCCACTGAAATTCCTCAGATTGTTGAAATAAGCATTGAAAAGGATAATGATTCATGTGTCACCCCAGGAACAAGACTGGCAAGAAGAGATTCCTACTCTCGGCATGCCCCATGGGGTGGGAAGAAAAAACATTCCTGTTCTACAAAGACACAGAGTTCATTGGATACTGATAAAAAGTTTGGTAGAACTCGAAGCGGACTTCAAAGGAGAGAGAGGCGGTATGGCGTAAGCTCGGTGCACGATATGGACGGCATGTCCAGCAGAACTGTGGGAAGTCGCTCTCTGAGACAGAGGTTGCAGGATACGGTGGGCTTGTGTTTTCCCATGCGAACTTACAGCAAGCAGTCAAAACCCCTCttctctaataaaagaaaaatacaccttTCTGAATTAATGCTTGAGAAATGCCCTTTTCCTGCCGGCTCAGATTTAGCCCAAAAATGGCATTTGATTAAACAGCATACAGCCCCTGTGAGCCCACACTCAACGTTTTTTGATACATTTGATCCATCCTTGGTTTCTACAGAAGATGAAGAAGATAGACTTCGAGAGAGAAGACGGCTTAGTATTGAAGAGGGGGTTGACCCTCCTCCCAACGCACAAATACATACGTTTGAAGCCACCGCACAGGTTAATCCGTTATATAAACTGGGACCAAAGTTAGCTCCTGGAATGACCGAAGTAAGTGGGGACAATACTGCAATTCCACAAGTTAATTGTGACTCAGAAGAGGACACTACTACCCTGTGTCTACAGTCTCGGAGGCAGAAGCAACGTCAGGTGTCTGGAGATAGCCATGCCCACGTTAGCAGACAGGGAGCTTGGAAAGTCCATACACAGATTGATTACATACACTGCCTCGTGCCTGATTTGCTTCAGATTACAGGGAATCCCTGTTACTGGGGAGTGATGGACCGTTACGAAGCAGAAGCCCTCCTTGAAGGAAAACCTGAAGGCACATTCTTGCTCAGGGACTCTGCGCAAGAGGACTACCTCTTCTCCGTGAGCTTCCGGCGCTACAACAGGTCCCTGCACGCCCGGATTGAACAGTGGAACCACAACTTTAGTTTTGATGCCCATGACCCATGTGTATTTCACTCCTCCACTGTAACAGGACTCTTAGAACATTATAAAGATCCCAGTTCTTGCATGTTTTTTGAACCATTGCTTACTATCTCACTAAACAGGACTTTCCCTTTTAGCCTGCAGTATATCTGCCGTGCTGTAATCTGTAGATGCACTACATATGATGGAATTGATGGGCTGCCTTTACCATcaatgttgcaggattttttgAAAGAGTATCATTATAAGCAAAAAGTTAGAGTTCGCTGGTTAGAACGAGAACCGGTCAAGGCAAAGTAA